A genomic stretch from Pararhizobium sp. IMCC21322 includes:
- a CDS encoding ABC transporter ATP-binding protein, giving the protein MPSLERACRTGEATGTGSMNTAQAPLLRVQNLVKSYSLRTVTGATRKITAVDNVSLDVNAGETIAIVGESGCGKSTLAKILMQLEPLESGKVSFDGKVIEKIGRKDLLVYRRNVQMVFQDPYGSLTPHFRVETLVAEPLRIHRIVSGEEIKKRVAELLESVGLESALADRFPHELSGGQRQRVSIARAIATRPRVIICDEPVSALDVSVRAQIINLLMQLQRDLGLAYFFISHDLGLVDRISDHVCVMYLGRIIEQASAEKFFASPRHPYSRALIASAPQPKPGRRDDMAVIEGEVGVDEPTTGCKFRNRCPHAAEVCAQSQPPLAPIDQGHLVACHRAEELGVAPSQNG; this is encoded by the coding sequence GTGCCATCGCTGGAGCGAGCTTGCCGGACAGGTGAAGCAACAGGTACTGGTTCCATGAATACTGCTCAAGCTCCTCTTCTTCGGGTTCAAAACCTTGTCAAAAGCTACAGCCTGCGCACCGTCACCGGTGCGACCCGCAAGATCACTGCGGTCGACAATGTCTCGCTTGATGTGAACGCTGGGGAAACTATCGCCATCGTCGGGGAGTCAGGCTGCGGGAAATCCACCCTCGCCAAGATCCTCATGCAGCTCGAACCGCTTGAGTCGGGCAAGGTTTCGTTCGATGGAAAAGTCATTGAAAAGATCGGGCGCAAAGATCTTCTTGTCTATCGGCGTAATGTCCAGATGGTTTTCCAGGATCCCTACGGGTCCTTGACGCCGCATTTCCGTGTCGAAACACTGGTCGCCGAACCATTGCGTATACACCGGATTGTATCTGGCGAGGAAATCAAGAAGCGAGTCGCCGAACTGTTGGAAAGCGTCGGACTCGAATCCGCGCTGGCCGACAGATTTCCCCATGAATTGTCAGGTGGTCAGCGCCAGCGTGTTAGCATCGCCCGGGCCATCGCAACGCGTCCGCGGGTCATTATTTGCGACGAGCCAGTCTCAGCTCTCGACGTGTCCGTTCGCGCTCAGATCATCAACCTTTTGATGCAGCTTCAGCGCGATCTCGGCCTTGCATATTTCTTTATTTCGCACGATTTGGGTCTTGTCGACCGGATCAGCGATCATGTTTGCGTCATGTATCTTGGCCGGATCATCGAGCAGGCCAGCGCTGAAAAATTCTTTGCTTCCCCCCGGCATCCATATTCCCGTGCTCTCATCGCTTCGGCCCCGCAACCGAAACCTGGCCGCCGTGACGATATGGCCGTGATTGAGGGCGAAGTGGGCGTGGACGAGCCTACGACCGGGTGTAAGTTTCGCAATCGCTGTCCGCATGCTGCCGAAGTGTGCGCGCAAAGCCAACCACCCCTGGCGCCAATTGATCAAGGTCATCTGGTGGCTTGCCACCGCGCAGAGGAATTGGGGGTTGCACCTTCGCAAAATGGCTGA
- a CDS encoding ABC transporter ATP-binding protein, producing MSNVEHPAVSQQKADNLLDVEDLTVAFKGGTDDVRVVRGADLAIRPSEVVGLVGESGSGKSILARAILGILPPTAAIISGRVTFANQDLQALSPRELRRLRGNRIAFVPQEPMTSLNPGIRIGRQLTEVLDVHRPDLGRKEKVDFATEMLDLVGIRYARERLAQYPHQLSGGLRQRVAIAMALICQRVELLIADEPTTALDVTIQAQILDLFVKLQKKQKMSMLLITHDLGVVAQTAHRVAVMYAGEIVEVAPVVDLFEEPLHPYTKGLLASLPEIGNAPRKSDFPSIEGSVPSPFDVRRGCAFAARCAFGDNDQCQTVQPLLEQASAGRSVRCHRWSELAGQVKQQVLVP from the coding sequence ATGAGCAATGTTGAACACCCTGCAGTCTCACAGCAGAAGGCAGACAATCTGTTAGACGTTGAAGATCTTACCGTGGCCTTCAAGGGTGGCACCGATGACGTGCGGGTGGTGCGCGGCGCAGACCTTGCAATTCGGCCGAGCGAAGTGGTTGGGCTTGTCGGGGAATCCGGCAGCGGCAAGTCAATACTGGCCCGCGCAATTCTTGGAATATTGCCGCCAACGGCTGCCATTATCAGCGGCCGGGTCACATTTGCAAACCAGGATCTTCAGGCGCTCTCGCCGCGCGAACTGCGCAGGCTGCGGGGTAACCGGATAGCTTTCGTACCTCAGGAACCGATGACCAGCCTCAATCCGGGAATCCGCATTGGACGTCAACTGACAGAGGTCCTTGATGTCCACAGGCCTGATCTGGGACGCAAAGAGAAAGTCGACTTTGCAACCGAGATGCTGGATCTCGTCGGCATCCGATACGCACGAGAGAGGCTTGCACAGTATCCGCACCAACTTTCGGGCGGTCTGAGACAGCGTGTCGCCATTGCAATGGCCCTGATTTGCCAAAGGGTCGAACTGCTGATCGCTGACGAACCTACCACCGCCCTTGATGTGACGATTCAGGCGCAGATCCTTGATCTGTTCGTCAAACTTCAGAAAAAACAGAAAATGTCGATGCTGCTGATCACACATGATCTGGGCGTCGTTGCGCAGACGGCCCATCGGGTGGCAGTCATGTATGCCGGAGAGATTGTGGAGGTGGCCCCGGTTGTGGATTTGTTCGAAGAGCCACTTCATCCCTACACAAAAGGCCTTCTGGCGTCCCTGCCCGAGATAGGAAACGCACCCCGAAAATCGGATTTTCCGTCGATTGAGGGCTCTGTGCCATCGCCCTTTGATGTGCGTCGTGGATGCGCTTTCGCTGCCCGCTGCGCCTTTGGCGACAACGATCAATGCCAGACTGTCCAGCCCCTGCTGGAACAAGCCTCTGCAGGGCGCTCCGTGAGGTGCCATCGCTGGAGCGAGCTTGCCGGACAGGTGAAGCAACAGGTACTGGTTCCATGA
- a CDS encoding ABC transporter permease → MLQNPMLGSGIVILFLVAAFAVLVPTFMSLDPYSISATEKLQPPSFMHPMGTDALGRDALSRLVVGTHISLSIAISATLLTAIFGIGLGMIAGQFPKLDIIISQFSDALLIFPGVVLAIMILAALGPSQANVILAVFVLYVPRVIRTVRASVLEYRDADFVAAARSIGASTPRILALHIFPRAIGPIMVQLSLGFSSAILVEAGLSFLGLGAPPPAPTWGNMISNAREFIRSAPWLMIAPGVLITVTVLGLNLIGDGLRDMFDPRTRRSADR, encoded by the coding sequence ATGCTCCAGAATCCAATGCTCGGTTCTGGAATTGTGATCTTGTTTTTGGTCGCTGCATTCGCAGTGTTGGTGCCGACCTTCATGTCGCTCGATCCCTATTCGATATCCGCTACCGAGAAATTGCAGCCGCCCAGTTTCATGCATCCAATGGGCACCGATGCTCTTGGCCGTGACGCGTTGTCTCGACTGGTCGTCGGCACACATATCTCGCTCAGCATAGCGATCTCCGCAACATTACTGACGGCTATATTTGGCATCGGTCTGGGAATGATCGCGGGCCAATTTCCAAAACTCGACATCATTATCAGTCAATTCTCGGACGCTCTGTTGATTTTCCCCGGAGTTGTTCTCGCAATCATGATTTTGGCTGCCCTCGGCCCATCCCAGGCGAATGTCATTCTCGCCGTTTTCGTACTTTATGTGCCTAGGGTTATCCGCACTGTGCGGGCGTCGGTGTTGGAATACAGAGACGCAGATTTCGTAGCCGCTGCGCGCTCAATCGGAGCAAGCACCCCGCGTATCCTTGCATTGCACATTTTTCCACGGGCAATAGGACCAATCATGGTGCAGCTTTCGCTTGGCTTTTCCTCGGCCATTCTTGTCGAGGCGGGCCTCAGCTTCCTGGGATTAGGGGCGCCGCCCCCTGCCCCAACATGGGGCAACATGATCTCTAACGCCCGGGAATTTATCAGATCTGCACCCTGGTTGATGATTGCGCCGGGCGTTCTGATTACAGTTACCGTGCTTGGCCTTAACCTGATTGGCGACGGGTTGCGGGACATGTTCGATCCACGGACACGAAGGTCAGCAGACCGATGA
- a CDS encoding ABC transporter permease, with protein sequence MLYYSLRRILAFIPALFITLTLIFIITRTLPGSPVSTLLGGQSVNSATLDEISRQLGYDRPILVQYIEWLPNILTGDLGQSMFFKKSVSEVLLQRFPVTLSLTLFALILTILIGVPLGVLSAIKRGSFLDYLGNVLSSIGMAVPPFWLGFMLILIFAVEMKWLPSSGYRPPEMGLWQWFSRLILPTIALSLSQIGLLVRMTRSTMLEVLEAEYVGMARAKGMPEYIVIIRHALRNAMVQIITAIGLLFALGLGGSVIIEQVFALPGLGELITTAAIRRDYPMLEGGILYLTLAALLVNLLVDISYAYFNPRVTLR encoded by the coding sequence ATGCTGTATTACTCGCTGCGCCGGATCCTGGCTTTTATCCCGGCATTGTTCATAACGCTGACCCTGATTTTCATAATTACAAGAACCCTTCCCGGTAGCCCGGTTTCTACGCTTCTGGGCGGACAATCCGTCAATTCGGCAACGCTGGACGAAATCAGTCGGCAACTGGGTTATGATCGGCCGATACTTGTCCAGTATATTGAGTGGCTGCCCAACATCCTGACTGGCGACCTTGGCCAGTCGATGTTTTTCAAGAAGTCGGTTTCCGAAGTTCTTCTACAGCGTTTCCCGGTGACATTGTCTCTGACGCTTTTCGCTCTGATTTTGACAATTTTGATAGGTGTGCCCCTGGGCGTCCTGTCCGCGATCAAGCGAGGGAGTTTCCTCGATTATCTCGGCAATGTCCTGTCCAGTATTGGAATGGCAGTCCCGCCCTTCTGGCTTGGTTTCATGTTGATCCTCATCTTCGCAGTCGAGATGAAGTGGCTCCCGTCTTCGGGCTATCGGCCGCCTGAAATGGGGTTATGGCAGTGGTTCAGCCGGTTGATCCTGCCGACAATTGCCCTCAGCCTGTCGCAGATCGGGCTTCTCGTGCGCATGACTCGCTCGACCATGCTCGAAGTTCTAGAAGCAGAATATGTCGGCATGGCGCGCGCCAAGGGCATGCCTGAATACATCGTAATTATACGCCATGCGTTGCGCAATGCCATGGTTCAGATCATCACCGCTATCGGATTGCTATTTGCGCTGGGACTTGGTGGTTCTGTGATCATTGAGCAGGTGTTCGCTCTGCCTGGATTGGGCGAACTCATCACAACCGCGGCGATCAGGCGCGACTATCCAATGCTGGAAGGCGGAATACTCTATCTCACGCTGGCGGCGCTTTTGGTGAACCTTTTGGTGGACATCTCTTATGCATACTTCAATCCCCGAGTGACCCTGCGATGA
- a CDS encoding ABC transporter substrate-binding protein — translation MFNRRQIISGLAGAAALSSLLIGNVGSMGAAHAQDAPKMGGVLNIGLHVPLSTLDWQSTVSHPLPHVMGPVFEGLFGFGADFNAAPELASSAEATPDGMKWTFKLREGVLFHNGDTMDSGDVKASLERWRAVGPKGQGLSSLTSVEAPDANTVVMNFNAPMGRFLLLLIGSDENKAVIMPKEIAEASTTPGQLTEVVGTGPYKFVEYNEDQYVKLEKFDDYVARDDAPNYQAGKKVANVDEMYFWIVTEATTRIAGLESGEFDIITDVPDTEFQRLDASPDVDAIKNGPGVLMYMMFNHKKGPTSNKLIRKALQSIIDPIEIASIAVADQAFAAANTSIYAPESAYNTDSGSDLFTPGDIEAAKKYLEEAGYAGEPISIQVISGNGLQENVAVVLVEQAARAGLVLEIASYDLNTWVARRRDPDALNIYTSGGYWVDPSLWHAEFNGTFPSPEVGFISDETETIFAGLAGATEFDERKKLGDDLQRSFFEQVAMINLGYTYRLVAKRKNVLDPYGNLALGNLTLNGVGLAE, via the coding sequence ATGTTCAATCGTCGTCAAATTATAAGTGGTCTTGCAGGGGCGGCAGCGTTGTCTTCCCTCTTAATCGGAAATGTTGGTTCAATGGGTGCGGCCCATGCGCAGGATGCACCGAAAATGGGAGGCGTGCTTAACATCGGACTGCATGTCCCTTTAAGCACATTGGACTGGCAATCGACCGTTTCACACCCTCTGCCGCATGTAATGGGCCCGGTGTTCGAGGGACTTTTCGGATTTGGCGCAGATTTCAACGCAGCACCGGAACTGGCGTCAAGCGCTGAAGCCACGCCAGACGGCATGAAGTGGACATTTAAGCTGCGCGAAGGCGTGCTTTTTCACAATGGTGACACGATGGATTCCGGCGATGTCAAAGCGTCGCTCGAACGCTGGCGCGCGGTGGGCCCAAAGGGACAGGGCCTTTCGTCGCTGACTTCAGTCGAGGCACCAGACGCCAACACCGTTGTCATGAATTTCAACGCGCCAATGGGGCGTTTTCTGCTTTTGTTAATCGGCTCGGACGAAAACAAGGCCGTGATTATGCCCAAGGAAATTGCTGAGGCCTCAACCACGCCAGGGCAACTGACCGAGGTCGTAGGCACTGGACCTTACAAATTCGTTGAATACAACGAAGACCAGTATGTGAAGCTCGAAAAATTCGATGACTACGTGGCGAGAGACGACGCGCCCAACTATCAGGCCGGCAAAAAAGTCGCCAACGTCGATGAAATGTACTTCTGGATCGTGACCGAAGCGACCACGCGTATTGCTGGTCTTGAATCAGGCGAATTCGATATCATTACGGATGTGCCCGACACAGAATTTCAGCGGCTGGATGCAAGCCCTGATGTTGACGCCATCAAGAATGGTCCGGGCGTCCTGATGTATATGATGTTCAATCACAAGAAGGGCCCGACTTCCAACAAGTTGATCCGAAAGGCGCTTCAATCGATCATTGATCCGATCGAAATTGCGTCTATCGCAGTGGCCGACCAGGCTTTTGCGGCGGCCAACACAAGTATTTATGCGCCTGAGAGCGCTTACAACACCGATTCTGGCTCTGACCTCTTTACGCCCGGCGATATTGAGGCCGCGAAAAAATATCTGGAAGAAGCGGGTTATGCGGGCGAGCCGATCAGTATTCAGGTTATCTCCGGCAATGGATTGCAAGAGAATGTGGCTGTCGTGCTGGTCGAACAAGCGGCGCGGGCCGGGTTGGTCCTCGAGATTGCGTCCTATGACCTCAACACCTGGGTTGCGCGGCGCCGTGATCCGGATGCGCTAAATATCTATACCTCTGGCGGTTACTGGGTCGATCCGTCGTTGTGGCATGCTGAGTTCAATGGAACATTTCCATCACCGGAAGTCGGCTTCATCAGCGATGAGACTGAAACCATTTTTGCAGGCCTTGCCGGTGCAACCGAATTCGACGAGCGCAAGAAACTCGGAGACGATCTACAAAGGTCTTTCTTTGAACAGGTCGCTATGATTAATCTCGGTTACACGTATCGGCTGGTGGCAAAGCGCAAGAATGTCCTCGACCCGTACGGGAACCTCGCGCTCGGCAATCTGACGCTCAACGGTGTCGGTTTGGCCGAATAA
- a CDS encoding mandelate racemase/muconate lactonizing enzyme family protein, with the protein MKLLWRTADEGVDGSQATILMIADQSEMYGVGEIASATSGQDILDLLVGCEAILQQLDVQNLNATLDAVSQVTDGNPTYGSAVQSAFDVALHDLIGKRRGVPVHMILGGNYRDTVSLSQTVDSKDVDAASLKSFTSIRLTHLQERNAGTNELNMVLDELPPDMQIDIDVSGGFDNSSLARTFIEGLLSEKFRSNIALVQPLSEFDFIGHTALRSSLPIPIILDASVQSARHMAQIVRARAADRVIVNIDRIGGLREAMRVLSIAESAAIGAMAGGFSRTMIGAAAVVHLASAQHDCFPICLDQFPIHPEKGIASGIDITAGVATLRQAVGLGLTLDDDFAQSFRPLK; encoded by the coding sequence ATGAAACTGCTTTGGAGAACTGCGGACGAAGGCGTGGATGGCAGTCAGGCCACCATTTTGATGATTGCGGATCAGTCGGAGATGTATGGAGTGGGCGAGATTGCCTCCGCAACATCCGGGCAGGATATTCTGGATTTGCTCGTTGGCTGCGAAGCAATTTTGCAACAATTGGACGTGCAAAATCTGAACGCAACTCTCGACGCCGTGTCGCAGGTGACCGATGGCAATCCCACTTACGGGTCCGCCGTCCAAAGTGCTTTTGATGTTGCGCTGCATGACTTAATCGGTAAGCGGCGCGGCGTACCGGTGCACATGATCTTGGGCGGTAATTATCGCGATACTGTCAGCCTGAGCCAGACTGTGGATAGCAAGGATGTGGACGCCGCCTCGCTGAAGTCCTTCACGTCAATTAGGCTGACTCACCTGCAGGAACGCAATGCTGGCACAAACGAACTCAATATGGTGCTGGATGAGCTTCCACCTGACATGCAAATCGACATCGATGTTTCAGGTGGATTTGACAATTCGTCGCTCGCGCGGACATTTATTGAGGGGCTTTTATCCGAAAAATTCCGATCAAACATCGCACTTGTTCAGCCCCTGAGCGAATTCGATTTCATTGGTCATACAGCGCTGCGCTCAAGCTTGCCAATTCCAATTATCCTGGATGCATCCGTGCAGTCGGCCCGGCATATGGCGCAGATCGTGCGGGCGCGCGCGGCGGATCGCGTGATTGTAAATATTGACCGTATCGGCGGGCTGCGAGAGGCGATGCGCGTCCTCTCGATTGCCGAATCCGCTGCAATCGGAGCTATGGCTGGCGGATTCTCGCGCACGATGATTGGCGCAGCTGCCGTGGTTCATCTGGCTTCGGCACAACATGATTGCTTTCCCATATGCCTGGATCAATTTCCAATTCATCCAGAAAAGGGGATCGCATCTGGCATTGATATCACCGCCGGAGTCGCCACGCTTAGGCAAGCAGTCGGTCTGGGCCTGACGCTGGACGACGATTTTGCCCAGAGTTTCCGCCCCTTAAAATAA
- a CDS encoding LacI family DNA-binding transcriptional regulator has product MDQQGRQRVTLKHVANEAGVSVAIASRVLANYGSYSEKSQIAVVAAAAKLNYRTNGVARSLRLQRTKTIGVLVSQISSYHWTTFVQGVEESARQAGYGVILANTGDDAKRELTYLQDLRERGMDGIIASPLDPNIKSFKQVADSGFPLVTVNVNTQSTKGTVVRSDDRRAGADAVAYLHSLGHRRIGLVAGDQAIESGRVRLESYKLGLRENGLAIDESLITYGNYRHDEAYAAASDLIKRDAPPTALLVCNESMTGAVLQCMHEHSIKIPDDMSLVGFDDPDWASFYMPAITTLREERYYMGKLACDALLTTVEQTQMSRAPAPIALRTQLVVRASCAPPRVSGLTIRNVVPTASKPETADLVPPRYGS; this is encoded by the coding sequence ATGGACCAACAAGGCAGGCAAAGGGTTACATTGAAACACGTGGCAAACGAGGCCGGTGTTTCTGTTGCCATTGCGAGTCGCGTGCTGGCTAATTACGGCTCGTACAGCGAGAAGTCGCAAATCGCTGTAGTTGCAGCAGCGGCCAAGCTGAACTATCGCACGAACGGGGTCGCTCGGTCGTTGCGGTTGCAACGCACCAAAACCATCGGCGTGCTTGTCAGTCAGATAAGCAGCTATCACTGGACGACTTTCGTTCAGGGCGTGGAGGAATCGGCGCGACAGGCAGGTTACGGTGTAATCCTGGCGAACACCGGCGATGACGCGAAACGTGAGCTGACCTATTTGCAGGATCTGCGCGAGCGTGGCATGGATGGCATCATTGCATCTCCGCTCGACCCGAACATCAAATCTTTCAAACAAGTCGCAGATTCGGGCTTCCCCCTGGTCACTGTGAACGTGAACACCCAAAGTACAAAGGGGACAGTTGTTCGCTCTGACGACCGGCGCGCAGGCGCAGATGCGGTCGCTTATCTACATTCACTGGGACATCGGCGCATTGGACTGGTCGCGGGCGATCAAGCAATCGAAAGTGGTCGGGTTCGGCTTGAAAGCTACAAACTTGGGTTGAGGGAAAACGGACTTGCGATTGACGAGTCCCTCATAACCTATGGCAACTATCGGCACGATGAGGCTTATGCCGCAGCCAGTGACCTCATTAAAAGGGATGCCCCTCCGACAGCACTTCTGGTTTGCAATGAATCAATGACCGGGGCCGTTTTGCAGTGCATGCATGAACATTCAATCAAGATACCAGATGATATGAGCCTGGTCGGATTCGATGATCCTGATTGGGCAAGTTTCTATATGCCCGCAATCACAACACTTCGTGAAGAGCGCTACTATATGGGCAAACTGGCCTGCGATGCACTTTTGACCACGGTTGAGCAGACGCAGATGTCGCGCGCACCTGCCCCGATTGCGCTGCGCACACAGCTTGTCGTTCGGGCCTCTTGCGCGCCGCCGCGCGTCTCTGGCTTGACGATAAGAAATGTGGTTCCAACGGCATCAAAACCAGAAACTGCAGATTTGGTGCCGCCGAGGTATGGGTCATGA
- a CDS encoding mandelate racemase/muconate lactonizing enzyme family protein — MKIAAVDFFPMYLEAPSDAGTDGPRQSQLDFTPEKLAARRYKPPESVFVRLISDDGIEGYGDGATLPHYLGHGIGSMLDWLGRFREVLIGEEPRNIASIHQRMELVASIGVPGCRPAQAAIDMAVHDLAAKSFGCPVYELLGGSYRDTLELQTQMHGHTVEQLLGVCQHYIGQGFTGLKLKIGAELRQHGFSKGRFDEDADKVAGVIASLPDHIQVDVDANQGIMNPKMAIAMFERIRREAFHPNMAIEQPLHHLDLEGHALIRKMLPFPVVLDEAVTSPVAVLQIARMGAADRVVLKPNRVGGLWPARKIVDICEANGIGVSLDTMPFSLLGDTMLCHLGASIKRHYPLDAQGHTFFAGSPFEGGITLSDGLARLSDAPGFGVSVSSSFIAEGLKSVPN; from the coding sequence ATGAAAATTGCTGCCGTTGATTTCTTCCCGATGTACCTAGAGGCTCCATCCGATGCGGGCACCGATGGGCCACGACAATCTCAGCTCGACTTCACGCCTGAAAAGCTTGCCGCACGACGGTATAAACCGCCCGAGAGCGTGTTTGTCCGGTTGATTTCTGATGACGGGATTGAAGGCTACGGTGATGGCGCCACGCTGCCTCATTACCTGGGACATGGAATCGGCAGCATGCTTGACTGGCTCGGCCGTTTCCGTGAGGTCCTCATCGGCGAGGAACCTCGCAATATCGCGTCAATACACCAACGGATGGAGTTGGTCGCCAGCATTGGCGTGCCCGGTTGTCGACCAGCGCAGGCGGCAATCGACATGGCTGTTCATGATCTGGCCGCGAAGTCGTTTGGATGCCCTGTCTACGAACTGCTTGGTGGCAGCTATCGAGACACGCTTGAGTTGCAAACCCAGATGCATGGCCACACAGTGGAACAACTGCTTGGTGTTTGCCAACATTATATCGGGCAAGGGTTTACAGGACTTAAGCTGAAGATCGGCGCTGAACTGCGCCAACATGGATTCTCCAAGGGTCGGTTCGATGAGGACGCAGATAAGGTCGCGGGCGTCATTGCTTCCTTACCTGATCATATTCAGGTCGATGTTGATGCAAATCAGGGCATCATGAACCCAAAAATGGCGATCGCGATGTTTGAACGAATTCGACGTGAGGCGTTCCATCCGAACATGGCGATTGAACAACCACTGCACCATCTCGACCTTGAGGGACACGCCCTGATCCGAAAGATGTTGCCGTTTCCAGTGGTTCTCGATGAGGCCGTGACCTCGCCTGTTGCCGTGCTTCAGATTGCGCGCATGGGGGCTGCAGACCGTGTGGTTTTAAAACCAAACCGCGTGGGAGGGCTTTGGCCCGCCAGAAAAATAGTAGATATCTGTGAAGCCAACGGCATAGGTGTAAGCTTGGATACAATGCCGTTTTCTCTGCTAGGAGACACGATGCTCTGTCACTTGGGCGCTTCAATCAAGCGGCACTACCCGCTGGATGCGCAAGGCCACACTTTCTTCGCCGGATCGCCATTCGAAGGCGGGATTACACTTTCAGATGGTCTGGCAAGGTTAAGTGATGCACCTGGATTTGGTGTTTCCGTTAGCTCCAGTTTTATTGCCGAAGGCCTTAAATCTGTCCCCAACTAG
- a CDS encoding cupin domain-containing protein translates to MMEIDQFKLDDDGKVPNHSKFPLLIYHGPFLQSGSVLSSSKVIDTFTANGWRGTWENGIFPYHHYHARSHEVLANVGGPVEVQFGGSSGPVLTFHPGAVVIIPAGVGHCRISNDGALAIVGAYPAGQENCDIKSADNPAHYELAKQEILQVALPDQDPVTGKKGPLLDHWI, encoded by the coding sequence ATGATGGAAATTGACCAATTCAAACTTGATGACGATGGCAAAGTGCCCAATCATTCCAAGTTCCCTCTGCTCATCTATCACGGGCCGTTTCTGCAGTCAGGTTCGGTTTTGTCGAGTTCGAAGGTGATCGATACCTTCACCGCGAATGGCTGGCGCGGGACGTGGGAAAACGGTATTTTCCCGTATCATCATTATCACGCGCGGTCACACGAAGTTCTTGCCAATGTCGGCGGGCCTGTCGAGGTGCAGTTTGGCGGTAGCTCCGGCCCGGTCCTGACATTTCATCCAGGTGCAGTTGTCATCATCCCAGCCGGCGTTGGCCACTGCCGCATATCTAACGATGGCGCTCTGGCTATTGTTGGCGCCTATCCAGCAGGACAGGAAAATTGCGATATCAAGAGTGCTGACAATCCTGCGCATTATGAGTTGGCAAAACAGGAAATCTTGCAGGTTGCGCTCCCTGACCAGGATCCAGTGACCGGCAAAAAAGGGCCACTGCTGGACCATTGGATTTGA
- a CDS encoding ABC transporter ATP-binding protein — protein MADVIVSDLVKKYGGWTALHGINLDIKDREFIVFVGPSGSGKSTLLRSIAGLEPIAGGKVCIGGEDVTNIDPADRDLSMVFQNYALFPHMSCRANLEFPLKIAGQTMEDINQRVAKAGQLLHIEELLDRKPSELSGGQRQRVAIGRAIVKEPKVFLFDEPLSNLDAELRIKMRVEIVKLHRKLLNTIIYVTHDQVEAMTMADRIVVLRDGRIEQVGTPHELYYRPANQFVASFIGAPQMNILPCRSLSGEKTTTRISVGEGFEVTLPIGDAPEGELNLGFRPENVSFSKPDFDALELNLKTDLVEHLGALTNVYGSVAVGAQKEMEVTASGVSHASLNEECTVPIWIPANECHLFDSTGKALIRNVDLPQW, from the coding sequence ATGGCTGACGTCATCGTTTCCGATCTGGTCAAGAAATACGGTGGCTGGACGGCCCTGCACGGCATTAATCTGGACATCAAGGACAGAGAGTTCATCGTATTCGTCGGGCCCTCTGGTTCGGGCAAATCGACCTTGCTGCGCAGCATTGCCGGGTTAGAACCGATTGCGGGCGGAAAGGTGTGTATCGGCGGCGAGGATGTGACGAACATCGATCCGGCGGATCGTGACCTTTCAATGGTGTTTCAGAATTACGCGCTCTTTCCGCACATGTCCTGTCGCGCGAACCTTGAATTTCCATTGAAAATTGCGGGCCAGACAATGGAAGATATCAACCAGCGTGTTGCCAAAGCGGGGCAGCTACTGCACATCGAAGAACTGCTTGACCGCAAACCTTCCGAATTATCCGGCGGACAGAGACAGCGGGTTGCAATCGGGCGCGCGATCGTGAAGGAACCCAAAGTTTTCCTGTTTGACGAGCCCCTGTCAAATCTCGACGCCGAATTGCGCATCAAGATGCGGGTTGAGATCGTCAAACTGCATCGCAAGCTGCTCAATACTATCATCTATGTGACGCACGATCAGGTCGAAGCCATGACCATGGCTGACCGCATCGTGGTGTTACGCGATGGGCGGATCGAACAGGTCGGCACACCTCACGAACTGTACTACCGGCCCGCAAACCAATTTGTGGCCAGCTTCATCGGGGCGCCACAGATGAACATTCTGCCCTGTCGGTCTCTATCGGGCGAAAAGACAACCACTCGGATTAGCGTCGGGGAAGGCTTCGAGGTGACATTGCCAATTGGAGACGCGCCCGAAGGCGAACTGAATCTGGGATTTCGCCCGGAGAATGTGTCCTTTTCAAAACCCGATTTTGATGCACTGGAACTAAACCTGAAAACGGATTTGGTGGAGCATTTGGGCGCATTGACCAATGTGTATGGAAGTGTGGCGGTCGGCGCTCAGAAGGAGATGGAAGTTACCGCGTCAGGCGTCTCCCATGCGTCCTTGAACGAAGAATGCACTGTACCGATCTGGATACCGGCGAACGAGTGCCACTTGTTTGATTCTACCGGAAAAGCACTCATTCGAAATGTTGATCTGCCACAATGGTAA